The DNA window ActagttagttggttagttagtcGTCTACCTTATTTAAATGTTGAGCAATGTGACCCCGGCCGGCGCCCAGTTCTAACGCCACGGGAAACGTCctgttgacaacaacaacaacactgtgatGGCCCACCAACGAGGCAGCACTTGAACACATCAGGGGGTTACCTGGCAATGTCGTACACGCGGTCAGCCACGCCACTGCCGACctgcgcacgcgcacacacagttACTATAAAAAAGTGTCAATCAAAAATGAGCATTGTTGGAATGGGTTGGTGTACCTAATCGGGTGACCTTACCTCCTCTCTCAGGTAATCGTACTTCCGGCTGTCCGGCGTTGACGCCGCCCAGTCCTTCTGCCTCTTCTTCATGGTTCGGTCGAACACGTTCGCGGTGCCGCCTGCGGACCGCGATAGACTCCTGCGGGCTTCGGGGAGCCTCCAGCACCGGGAGGTTGGAGCCCGCAGGAGCATCCCGCACCAGCCGCCACTCATGACGCAGAACTTTCTTGGTAGCGGACTTCCAGAACCTTGGATTACTTCCGGTTCCGGATGAccggaaaaaaaacagaaatgtattCTCTCATGTAAAACAAGGACGTGTAGTCGTCATTACAATATGTTAAAATGTCAAATAGAAGCGTGTTACAAAGATTACAAGTTGTTTCATTCTAATGATTGATATTTAGTCATTGCGCATTTTCTTCTGTTGTACCTTTTCTCTTTCCGTAGTCATGTCAACAGGAGCCTGGGaagcggtgcatgctgggaaaaCACGTGTAGGGACCTCGCTAGCTGTACGTTTGTGCTGGTatgatatttaatgtttgttCTGGTATGATATTTAATGTTTGTGCTGGTATGATATTTATTGTTCGCATTATTAATTATTTGACaaatgttgaaatattgaatATAGGTTTTCCTCGCTTCCCGTTACCAGCGACTACAGTCGCCATCTTGTTTGTCTACTTTTACTCGTCGAGCGCTAATGTTAGTGTAACTaagggtttatatatgtcgcctatactgtatataactACAAAAtgacaaacacggaggctccagtttaacacgaggaccactttattttgtttgttttctaataatccgctccaccacaacgtctaaccacttccgctcttagcgccttcagaataagagctcaaggcatatactgtataacagtggttctcaaccctttttcagtgatgtaccccctgtgaacatttttttaattcaagtaccccctaatcagagcaaagcatttttggttgaaaaaaagagataacgaagtaaaatacagcactatgtcatcagtttctgatttattaaattgtataacagtgcaaaatattgctcatttgttgtggtctttcttgaactatttggaaagaaagatataaaaataactaaacttgttgaaaaataaacaagtgattaaattataaataaagatttctacacatagaagtaatcatcaacttaaagtgccctctttggggattgtaatagagatccatctggattcatgaacttaattctaaacatttcttcacaaaaaaagaaatctttaacatcaatatttatggaacatggccacaaaaaatctagctgtcaacactgaatattgcattgttgtatttcttttcacagttatttttgacagacatttaaaaaaaatctcacgtaccccttggcataccttcaagtacccccaggggtacacgtacccccatttgagaaccactgctgtataacagcttatgggtgagggccgacatccgggcaactgagctacgtacgggttcttcgagccatagcaaccagactggcgttgaaaacaaaccgttgccattactctttaacctgtcgacctacgctggttaaacccgtcattctgcctccaaaatgccgaaaaactgtgttgtttttggttgtgctaaccacaactggaaacagggaaaacaaaggttgtattttgttctgccaaagcgtgataaaagcccacagagacgagacaaatggctcgcagctttacaccgggaaaacgaggacggttctcactggagtcccccaaagtcccgggtcgtgtgttcggatcacttcgtttctggtaaatataaggaacaaaaatccaccttcttaaccacaacttggctatacgtccgtgctaatgttgtacttgttgaatttgtaccttataacgttcgacagctgaagttgttgttgtacaaaaataacatgcggtatatactatatagtctatagcctagctagctattttcgaaaaccggacaacgagaggataccaaaggcagcgttaagatggacaccaccgggaaaacgtaagccagggcggccaaagaacacatggcgaagaacagttgaaggggagctgaaagagatgaagcttacatggggcgaggcacagagacgagcacagcagcgagatgaatggcgtcgagtcgtcgaagccttatttcccatccgggaagaagaggattaagttaagtaagtaatatactatatagtctatagcctagctagctattttcgaaaaccggtttcgtttaaatttgcacttaacagttgggtttttaaaaaccaataaaccctataattttcatgttaccattcaatacatgtagccctcaaatctctcaatattttatacactaacacttgatcttgttgttgataacttccgcgtctctttcttagtagcgcgcaggctaagctaactagcaagctaagctaagcctgagaagctttaaagttcactgagacgagtctgacgcaaataatacattttcgttttttcacacgatatgcgaataagtaaaaatgcgtaaatgaaggatttaacgccgacttccaagccacaacgctcgttaaatgctttttctgtcaatgctgtgttcgctgtgagctggtttgttttcaacgaattcccggttgctaggggattggtaggcggaagtgacgtaggtccgccctcacccataacaGGAACttagaggcaagtccataaaaataggttacattagTATCTGTGCGATCATTTGACCCTCTTTACGAACAATAATGCTCAAAATAGCATCATATTTGAACCATTTGAGCGTTCAACACATGAATATGATCACAAGCAAACATGCTACATTCTTCAGATGTTGTGCTTTGTCTTTTTCCCACCAGGTGGGGGCGCtgtgtgtcatatatatatatatatatatatatatatatatatatatatatatatatataaggggtttgggaaaaaatcgattcgaattgcgattctcatgttgtgcgattcagaatcgattctcatttttaaaaaatcgatttttatttaatttaattatttgattttttttttatttgattttttgatttttgatttttttaattaatccatccaacaaaacaatacacagcaataccataacaatgcaatccaattccaaaaccaaacccgacccagcaacactcagaactgcaataaacagagcaattgagaggagacacaaacacgaccagaacaaaccaaaagtagtgaaataaaaatgaatattatcaacaacagtatcaatattagttacaatttcaacatagcagtgattaaaaatccctcattgacattatcattagacatttataaaaaaattaaaaaaatgaacaatagtttttggttcatttaataattaaaacaaatttacattattgcaatcagttgataaaatattgtcctttacaattataaaagccttttacaaaaatctactactctgcttgcatgtcagcagactggggtagatcctgctgaaatcctatgtattgaatgaatagaggaaaaatcctttttgaatcgagaatcgtgttgaattgaagaaaaaaaaatcgattttgaatcgaatcgtgaccccaagaatcgatattgaatcgaatcatgggacacccaaagattcacagccctaatatatatatactgtatatatataatgtatgtatatatatatacacatttatacacgcacatatataaatacatatataatatttatatacacttacataagtgtgtgtatatatatatatatataatatatacacacatacatgtggaCTGTAGTGTTGTCTCTAAGTACGTACGAGACGCACCATCAAGATATTGACAGTCATGTGATGACTTTGCTGTCAGGTGTCTGCCATCTCGCCGCCATGTCGTCGTCCAAGAAGAGCGAGGCGGCGGACGAGCGTTTCGAGCGGGTCAAGCGGGACCCTCGCTTCTGGGAGATGCCGGAGAAAGAACACAAGGTGAAGATCGACAAGCGCTTCCAGTCCATGTTCCACGACCAGCGCTTCAAGATGAAGGAGACGGTGGACAAGCGGGGACGACCCGTCAAGCACACGTCCAGCGAAGACCTCAAGCGCTTCTACCAGCTGTCGGACTCGGAGGATGAGGAgggggaggatgatgatgatgatgaggaggaggaggaggaaggaggaagGTCCGCGCAGGTCAAAGTTGAAAAAGTGAAGAAAGGTAAGGAAGACTTCTTTTTTCCTTGACGCCAAATAAAGGGTGTGCTGGTTCAGGTGAGGACGATGGCAAGTCGGCCTTGGATTCAGAGGACGACAGCGGTCCCGACCTGGCCCGAGGGAAGGGCAACGTGGAGAGCAGCTCGGACGAAGACGAGGACGACCACGCGGACGGCGAGGAAGACGAGATGGAGCACGAGTGGGGCGAGCTGTGCAAGGACGCGCCGCGCAGCGAGCAGGTGAGCCGAGGCCTGGCGAGGAGGAGGCGTGGTCTGACTGGCGTGTCTTTCAGGTCACACGCAGGCTGGCCGTGTGCCACCTGGACTGGGACCGCTTGAAGGCCAAGGACCTGCTGGCCCTGCTGGCCTCCTTCTGTCCAGAGGGGGGCGCCGTGCTGGCCGTCAAGGTAGGGGGCGGAGCTTGCGCGGAGATTCACTGTGAGCGCCGAGCAGCAATGCATGCTGGGTGTTTTGGTCCAGATCTACCTGTCGGACTTCGGCAAGGAGAGGCTGAGGCTGGAGGCGGCTCAGGGGCCGCTGGAGCTGCGAGCGCTGCCCGACGACTCCGAGGACGACACGCAGGACGACAGGTGGCCAGGGGGGGTGCGGCCCTCGCTGTGTGGGCGTGGTCATGACGTGCAGGTGTGCTCCTCAGGGCGCACCGGGAGAGGATGCGGGACTACCAGTTCAAGCGCCTCAGGTACTTCTACGCCGTGGCCGAGTGCGACTCCGTCGCCACCGCCGCCAAGATCTACGAGGAGTGCGATGGCTACGAGTACGAGAGCAGCTGCTCCATCCTGGACCTGCGGTACGAGACCGCGCCCGCCGCCGCGACCCTTCACCCGCGCTCTGACCCGCCGGTGTGTGCTCCCGCAGCTTCGTTCCCGACGACGTCACCTTCCAGGAGCCGCCCCGGGACGTGGCCACCGACGTCAACCTGGCGGCGTACACCCCCAAGCTCTTCACCTCGGCCGCCAACGCCACCTCCAAGGTAAGGAGGCGGAGTCTAGGGCTCTCTGCGCGACATCACCGCGACTCTGTCCAATCAGGTGCAGCTGACGTGGGACGAGACGGACCAGGAGCGCGTGAGCGTCCTCAACAGGAAGGTAAACAAGAGCGAGCTGCTGGACATGGACTTCAAGGCCTACCTAGCCTCCTCCAGCGACGAGGACGACCTCCAAGATGGAGGACGGCAAGACGGTGAGGGACGTCTCTGGGCGTCGGCGTGACCTGTGTGAcctttctgacctttgaccccgcAGCT is part of the Entelurus aequoreus isolate RoL-2023_Sb linkage group LG22, RoL_Eaeq_v1.1, whole genome shotgun sequence genome and encodes:
- the esf1 gene encoding ESF1 homolog isoform X3, whose amino-acid sequence is MSSSKKSEAADERFERVKRDPRFWEMPEKEHKVKIDKRFQSMFHDQRFKMKETVDKRGRPVKHTSSEDLKRFYQLSDSEDEEGEDDDDDEEEEEEGGRSAQVKVEKVKKGEDDGKSALDSEDDSGPDLARGKGNVESSSDEDEDDHADGEEDEMEHEWGELCKDAPRSEQVTRRLAVCHLDWDRLKAKDLLALLASFCPEGGAVLAVKIYLSDFGKERLRLEAAQGPLELRALPDDSEDDTQDDRAHRERMRDYQFKRLRYFYAVAECDSVATAAKIYEECDGYEYESSCSILDLRFVPDDVTFQEPPRDVATDVNLAAYTPKLFTSAANATSKVQLTWDETDQERVSVLNRKVNKSELLDMDFKAYLASSSDEDDLQDGGRQDAEEEGKTKKSEDHLSKYRQLLQGLQDKDKKQDKDMEMEVTWVPGLKETTEQLVRKKMEKKEALTPWEEFLQKKKEKKKEKKKKEVDEEEEELSDDSLPPDVDLSDPFFSQELTCSDVKKKHKDKKKKKDDDEQHTAEEEEELQRQKAAMTLLMEEEEEEEQHFNYDKIVEHENLSKRKKRKMMKSGQQLTDDHFQVDVKDPRFQAMFTSHLYNLDPSHPSYKKTKATQSILHERQRRRQQEERLKMEDGAQVAQKGRSQERDAATPAQKPDMEPSLSLLVKSIKSKTEQFQARKRAKIL
- the esf1 gene encoding ESF1 homolog isoform X2 translates to MNGVESSKPYFPSGKKRIKLSVCHLAAMSSSKKSEAADERFERVKRDPRFWEMPEKEHKVKIDKRFQSMFHDQRFKMKETVDKRGRPVKHTSSEDLKRFYQLSDSEDEEGEDDDDDEEEEEEGGRSAQVKVEKVKKGEDDGKSALDSEDDSGPDLARGKGNVESSSDEDEDDHADGEEDEMEHEWGELCKDAPRSEQVTRRLAVCHLDWDRLKAKDLLALLASFCPEGGAVLAVKIYLSDFGKERLRLEAAQGPLELRALPDDSEDDTQDDRAHRERMRDYQFKRLRYFYAVAECDSVATAAKIYEECDGYEYESSCSILDLRFVPDDVTFQEPPRDVATDVNLAAYTPKLFTSAANATSKVQLTWDETDQERVSVLNRKVNKSELLDMDFKAYLASSSDEDDLQDGGRQDAEEEGKTKKSEDHLSKYRQLLQGLQDKDKKQDKDMEMEVTWVPGLKETTEQLVRKKMEKKEALTPWEEFLQKKKEKKKEKKKKEVDEEEEELSDDSLPPDVDLSDPFFSQELTCSDVKKKHKDKKKKKDDDEQHTAEEEEELQRQKAAMTLLMEEEEEEEQHFNYDKIVEHENLSKRKKRKMMKSGQQLTDDHFQVDVKDPRFQAMFTSHLYNLDPSHPSYKKTKATQSILHERQRRRQQEERLKMEDGAQVAQKGRSQERDAATPAQKPDMEPSLSLLVKSIKSKTEQFQARKRAKIL
- the esf1 gene encoding ESF1 homolog isoform X1, producing the protein MTGKKTEIHVNRSLGSGACWENTCRDLASCVCHLAAMSSSKKSEAADERFERVKRDPRFWEMPEKEHKVKIDKRFQSMFHDQRFKMKETVDKRGRPVKHTSSEDLKRFYQLSDSEDEEGEDDDDDEEEEEEGGRSAQVKVEKVKKGEDDGKSALDSEDDSGPDLARGKGNVESSSDEDEDDHADGEEDEMEHEWGELCKDAPRSEQVTRRLAVCHLDWDRLKAKDLLALLASFCPEGGAVLAVKIYLSDFGKERLRLEAAQGPLELRALPDDSEDDTQDDRAHRERMRDYQFKRLRYFYAVAECDSVATAAKIYEECDGYEYESSCSILDLRFVPDDVTFQEPPRDVATDVNLAAYTPKLFTSAANATSKVQLTWDETDQERVSVLNRKVNKSELLDMDFKAYLASSSDEDDLQDGGRQDAEEEGKTKKSEDHLSKYRQLLQGLQDKDKKQDKDMEMEVTWVPGLKETTEQLVRKKMEKKEALTPWEEFLQKKKEKKKEKKKKEVDEEEEELSDDSLPPDVDLSDPFFSQELTCSDVKKKHKDKKKKKDDDEQHTAEEEEELQRQKAAMTLLMEEEEEEEQHFNYDKIVEHENLSKRKKRKMMKSGQQLTDDHFQVDVKDPRFQAMFTSHLYNLDPSHPSYKKTKATQSILHERQRRRQQEERLKMEDGAQVAQKGRSQERDAATPAQKPDMEPSLSLLVKSIKSKTEQFQARKRAKIL